The Hoplias malabaricus isolate fHopMal1 chromosome 9, fHopMal1.hap1, whole genome shotgun sequence genome contains a region encoding:
- the hspa12b gene encoding heat shock 70 kDa protein 12B codes for MAELLKPNINSLEVPGKDISMSTSPSSSPSPSRNECSIAPLTPSPSPRTEVRPRVARPFFVVVAIDFGTTSSGYAFSFTEDPEAIHMMRRWEGGDPGVANQKSPTCLLLTPELRFHSFGFAARDSYHDLDPEEARHWLYFDKFKMKIHSTSDLTMVTELESVSGRRVPAIEVFAHALRFFREHALKEVKDQSSSVLEGDDVRWVITVPAVWRQPAKQFMREAAYLAGLVSPDSPEQLLIALEPEAASIYCRKLRLHQVIDLSQRPLTNGLDLDGSHPFDSSFRQAREQLRRARHSRTFLVESGTGELWSEMQTGDKYIVADCGGGTVDLTVHQIEQPQGTLKELYKASGGPYGAVGVDLAFEAMLCKIFGANFIETFKAKRPAAWVDLTIAFEARKRTAAPGRANALNISLPFSFIDFYKRHCSQSVETALRKSNMNIVKWSSQGMLRLTTEAMNELFQPTISNIVKHIENLMQKEEVRGVRFLFLVGGFAESPMLQRAVQNALGQHCRIIIPQDVGLTILKGAVLFGLDPTVVRVRRCPLTYGVGVLNRFVESRHPREKLLIKDGREWCTDILDRFVSVDQSVALGEVVRRSYTPARAGQRKIIINIYCSSTDDVVYITDPGVRKCGAITLDLPEPGAVAACSNSNGSGFERREIRATMQFGDTEIKVTAVDVLTGRQVRASIDFLSN; via the exons GCAAAGATATATCCATGTCCACATCTCCATCAAGCTCTCCCTCTCCATCCAGAAACGAGTGCAGTATTGCTCCTCTGACTCCTTCCCCCTCTCCG aGGACAGAGGTGAGGCCACGTGTAGCTCGCCCATTTTTTGTAGTTGTGGCTATTGATTTTGGAACAACTTCTAGTGGCTATGCCTTCAGTTTCACTGAAGACCCAGAGGCCATTCATATGATGAG GCGCTGGGAGGGTGGGGATCCAGGAGTGGCCAATCAAAAGAGTCCCACCTGCTTGTTGCTGACCCCTGAGCTACGTTTCCACAGTTTTGGTTTCGCAGCTCGAGACAGCTACCATGATCTGGACCCCGAGGAGGCCCGACACTGGCTTTACTTTGACAAATTCAAGATGAAGATTCACAGCACCAGC GACCTCACCATGGTGACAGAGTTAGAATCAGTGAGTGGACGGAGAGTTCCAGCTATTGAGGTCTTTGCACATGCTTTGAGATTCTTCCGAGAACATGCTTTAAAG gaggtgAAGGACCAGTCTTCCTCTGTGCTGGAGGGGGATGATGTCAGATGGGTCATCACTGTTCCAGCTGTGTGGAGACAACCAGCCAAACAGTTCATGAGAGAGGCAGCTTACCTG GCTGGTCTGGTGTCTCCAGACTCTCCAGAACAGCTGCTCATCGCTCTTGAACCTGAAGCTGCCTCCATTTACTGCAGGAAACTCCGCCTCCACCAGGTCATTGACCTCAGCCAACGTCCACTGACAAATGGCCTGGACCTGGATGGGTCCCACCCCTTCGATTCCAGCTTCAGGCAAG cacGCGAGCAGCTTCGCCGAGCTCGACATAGCCGGACATTCCTTGTGGAGAGTGGAACTGGAGAACTGTGGTCTGAGATGCAGACAG GTGATAAATACATTGTGGCCGACTGTGGTGGAGGGACAGTGGATCTGACCGTGCATCAGATTGAACAGCCTCAGGGGACACTGAAGGAACTGTACAAAGCTTCAG GAGGTCCCTATGGAGCAGTAGGTGTAGACCTGGCCTTTGAGGCCATGCTGTGTAAGATATTTGGGGCCAACTTTATCGAAACATTTAAAGCCAAGCGACCTGCAGCCTGGGTGGACCTGACCATTGCCTTTGAGGCCCGCAAGCGAACAGCAGCACCAGGCCGAGCCAATGCTCTCAACATCTCCCTGCCCTTTTCCTTCATTGACTTCTACAAGAGACATTGCAGTCAGAGTGTGGAGACAGCACTGCGCAAGAGCAA tatGAATATAGTGAAGTGGTCGTCTCAGGGCATGCTGAGGCTCACAACAGAGGCTATGAACGAGCTTTTCCAGCCAACCATCAGCAACATCGTCAAACACATTG agaATCTGATGCAGAAAGAGGAAGTGAGGGGTGTGCGTTTCCTGTTCCTGGTGGGTGGATTTGCGGAGTCACCTATGCTTCAGCGAGCGGTCCAGAATGCCCTAGGGCAGCACTGTCGCATCATCATCCCACAGGATGTGGGTCTGACCATCCTGAAGGGGGCAGTGTTGTTTGGGTTGGACCCCACAGTGGTACGTGTTCGGCGATGTCCGTTAACGTATGGCGTCGGGGTTCTGAACCGCTTCGTAGAGTCCCGTCACCCTCGAGAAAAGCTGCTCATCAAAGACGGCCGAGAGTGGTGCACTGACATATTGGATCGCTTTGTTTCTGTCGACCAATCAGTGGCCTTGGGGGAAGTGGTGAGGCGGAGTTACACCCCCGCGAGGGCGGGGCAAAGGAAGATCATTATCAACATCTACTGCAGCTCCACTGACGATGTGGTGTACATTACAGATCCTGGAGTTAGGAAGTGTGGAGCTATAACTCTGGATCTTCCAGAACCGGGAGCAGTGGCAGCCTGCAGCAACAGTAACGGATCAGGGTTTGAGCGCAGGGAGATACGAGCCACCATGCAGTTTGGAGACACCGAGATTAAAGTAACAGCTGTAGATGTGTTGACAGGGAGACAGGTCCGGGCTTCCATTGACTTCCTTTCAAACTAA
- the cct7 gene encoding T-complex protein 1 subunit eta isoform X2, giving the protein MMPTPVILLKEGTDTSQGIPQLVSNINACQVIAEAVRTTLGPRGMDKLIVDNRGKATISNDGATILKLLDVVHPAAKTLVDIARSQDAEVGDGTTSVTLLAAEFLKQLKTYVEEGLHPQTIIRAFRIATQLAVKKIKEIAVTIEKDDKQEHRQLLEKCAATALNSKLIAGQKDFFSKMVVDAVMMLDDLLQLKMIGIKKVQGGALEDSQLVAGVAFKKTFSYAGFEMQPKRYENPKIALLNIELELKAEKDNAEVRVNTVEDYQAIVDAEWNILYDKLEKIYKSGAKVVLSKLPIGDVATQYFADRDLFCAGRVQEEDLKRTMMACGGSIQTSVGSLTDDVLGQCELFEEVQVGGERYNFFKGCPKAMTCTIILRGGAEQFMEETERSLHDAIMIVRRAIKNDSIVAGGGAIEMELSKYLRDYSRTIPGKQQLLIGAYAKALEVIPRQLCDNAGFDATNILNKLRAKHAQGGMWYGVDVNNEDIADNFEACVWEPSIVRINALTAASEAACLILSVDETIKNPRANVDAPAGAGRGRGRGRPPHAH; this is encoded by the exons ATGATG CCCACTCCAGTAATCCTGCTGAAGGAGGGGACAGATACCTCCCAGGGTATCCCCCAGCTCGTCAGCAATATCAATGCCTGTCAGGTCATCGCAGAGGCTGTGCGGACCACTCTGGGCCCTCGTGGCATGGATAAGCTTATAGTGGATAACAGAG GCAAAGCCACCATCTCTAATGATGGTGCCACCATCTTGAAGCTGTTAGATGTTGTGCACCCTGCAGCTAAAACTCTGGTGGACATTGCCAGGTCTCAGGATGCTGAG GTCGGTGATGGCACAACCTCAGTCACTTTGCTTGCGGCTGAGTTTCTCAAGCAGCTGAAGACATATGTGGAGGAGGGACTTCACCCCCAGACCATTATCAGAGCTTTCCGCATTGCTACCCAGCTTGCCGTCAAAAAGATCAAGGAGATCGCCGTCACCATCGAGAAGGATGACAAGCA GGAGCACAGGCAGTTGTTGGAGAAATGTGCTGCCACAGCACTGAACTCAAAGCTGATTGCGGGTCAGAAGGATTTCTTCTCCAAGATGGTGGTAGATGCAGTGATGATGCTGGATGATTTGCTGCAGCTTAAAATGATTGGCATCAAGAAAGTCCAGGGTGGTGCTCTGGAG gACTCACAGCTGGTGGCTGGTGTGGCTTTTAAGAAGACCTTCTCCTATGCTGGCTTTGAGATGCAGCCTAAACGTTATGAGAACCCAAAGATTGCCCTGCTCAACATCGAACTGGAGCTGAAAGCTGAGAAGGACAATGCTGAAGTTCGAGTTAACACAGTGGAG GACTACCAGGCCATCGTTGATGCAGAGTGGAATATCCTCTATGATAAGCTGGAGAAAATCTATAAGTCTGGTGCCAAGGTGGTGCTGTCCAAGCTGCCCATCGGCGACGTGGCCACGCAGTATTTTGCTGACAGAGATCTGTTCTGTGCTGGCAGAGTTCAGGAGGAGGATCTGAAGAGAACCATGATG GCCTGTGGTGGCTCTATCCAGACAAGTGTGGGCTCCCTCACTGATGATGTCCTTGGTCAGTGTGAGCTGTTTGAAGAAGTACAGGTTGGCGGAGAAAG GTACAACTTCTTCAAAGGTTGTCCAAAGGCCATGACCTGCACCATCATCCTGAGGGGTGGAGCTGAGCAGTTTATGGAGGAGACGGAACGATCACTACATGATGCCATCATGATTGTGCGCAGAGCAATTAAG AATGACTCTATTGTGGCTGGAGGAGGCGCTATAGAGATGGAATTGTCCAAGTACCTGAGGGATTATTCCAGGACCATCCCAGGCAAACAACAGCTATTGATAGGAGCGTATGCCAAGGCACTGGAGGTTATCCCTAGGCAGCTGTGTGATAATGCAGGCTTTGATGCAACCAATATCCTCAACAAGCTCCGGGCTAAACACGCACAG GGTGGAATGTGGTACGGTGTGGATGTGAACAATGAGGACATCGCTGATAACTTCGAGGCATGTGTATGGGAACCCTCCATTGTGCGCATCAATGCCTtgactgctgcctctgaagCTGCTTGCCTCATCCTCTCTGTTGACGAAACCATCAAGAACCCCCGCGCCAATGTTGATGCCCCAGCAGGAGCTGGCAGAGGCAGGGGTCGTGGTAGGCCCCCTCATGCCCATTAG
- the cct7 gene encoding T-complex protein 1 subunit eta isoform X1, with protein MMPTPVILLKEGTDTSQGIPQLVSNINACQVIAEAVRTTLGPRGMDKLIVDNRGKATISNDGATILKLLDVVHPAAKTLVDIARSQDAEVGDGTTSVTLLAAEFLKQLKTYVEEGLHPQTIIRAFRIATQLAVKKIKEIAVTIEKDDKQEHRQLLEKCAATALNSKLIAGQKDFFSKMVVDAVMMLDDLLQLKMIGIKKVQGGALEDSQLVAGVAFKKTFSYAGFEMQPKRYENPKIALLNIELELKAEKDNAEVRVNTVEDYQAIVDAEWNILYDKLEKIYKSGAKVVLSKLPIGDVATQYFADRDLFCAGRVQEEDLKRTMMACGGSIQTSVGSLTDDVLGQCELFEEVQVGGERYNFFKGCPKAMTCTIILRGGAEQFMEETERSLHDAIMIVRRAIKNDSIVAGGGAIEMELSKYLRDYSRTIPGKQQLLIGAYAKALEVIPRQLCDNAGFDATNILNKLRAKHAQVKTQGGMWYGVDVNNEDIADNFEACVWEPSIVRINALTAASEAACLILSVDETIKNPRANVDAPAGAGRGRGRGRPPHAH; from the exons ATGATG CCCACTCCAGTAATCCTGCTGAAGGAGGGGACAGATACCTCCCAGGGTATCCCCCAGCTCGTCAGCAATATCAATGCCTGTCAGGTCATCGCAGAGGCTGTGCGGACCACTCTGGGCCCTCGTGGCATGGATAAGCTTATAGTGGATAACAGAG GCAAAGCCACCATCTCTAATGATGGTGCCACCATCTTGAAGCTGTTAGATGTTGTGCACCCTGCAGCTAAAACTCTGGTGGACATTGCCAGGTCTCAGGATGCTGAG GTCGGTGATGGCACAACCTCAGTCACTTTGCTTGCGGCTGAGTTTCTCAAGCAGCTGAAGACATATGTGGAGGAGGGACTTCACCCCCAGACCATTATCAGAGCTTTCCGCATTGCTACCCAGCTTGCCGTCAAAAAGATCAAGGAGATCGCCGTCACCATCGAGAAGGATGACAAGCA GGAGCACAGGCAGTTGTTGGAGAAATGTGCTGCCACAGCACTGAACTCAAAGCTGATTGCGGGTCAGAAGGATTTCTTCTCCAAGATGGTGGTAGATGCAGTGATGATGCTGGATGATTTGCTGCAGCTTAAAATGATTGGCATCAAGAAAGTCCAGGGTGGTGCTCTGGAG gACTCACAGCTGGTGGCTGGTGTGGCTTTTAAGAAGACCTTCTCCTATGCTGGCTTTGAGATGCAGCCTAAACGTTATGAGAACCCAAAGATTGCCCTGCTCAACATCGAACTGGAGCTGAAAGCTGAGAAGGACAATGCTGAAGTTCGAGTTAACACAGTGGAG GACTACCAGGCCATCGTTGATGCAGAGTGGAATATCCTCTATGATAAGCTGGAGAAAATCTATAAGTCTGGTGCCAAGGTGGTGCTGTCCAAGCTGCCCATCGGCGACGTGGCCACGCAGTATTTTGCTGACAGAGATCTGTTCTGTGCTGGCAGAGTTCAGGAGGAGGATCTGAAGAGAACCATGATG GCCTGTGGTGGCTCTATCCAGACAAGTGTGGGCTCCCTCACTGATGATGTCCTTGGTCAGTGTGAGCTGTTTGAAGAAGTACAGGTTGGCGGAGAAAG GTACAACTTCTTCAAAGGTTGTCCAAAGGCCATGACCTGCACCATCATCCTGAGGGGTGGAGCTGAGCAGTTTATGGAGGAGACGGAACGATCACTACATGATGCCATCATGATTGTGCGCAGAGCAATTAAG AATGACTCTATTGTGGCTGGAGGAGGCGCTATAGAGATGGAATTGTCCAAGTACCTGAGGGATTATTCCAGGACCATCCCAGGCAAACAACAGCTATTGATAGGAGCGTATGCCAAGGCACTGGAGGTTATCCCTAGGCAGCTGTGTGATAATGCAGGCTTTGATGCAACCAATATCCTCAACAAGCTCCGGGCTAAACACGCACAGGTAAAAACACAG GGTGGAATGTGGTACGGTGTGGATGTGAACAATGAGGACATCGCTGATAACTTCGAGGCATGTGTATGGGAACCCTCCATTGTGCGCATCAATGCCTtgactgctgcctctgaagCTGCTTGCCTCATCCTCTCTGTTGACGAAACCATCAAGAACCCCCGCGCCAATGTTGATGCCCCAGCAGGAGCTGGCAGAGGCAGGGGTCGTGGTAGGCCCCCTCATGCCCATTAG